The following coding sequences lie in one Vespula pensylvanica isolate Volc-1 chromosome 7, ASM1446617v1, whole genome shotgun sequence genomic window:
- the LOC122630736 gene encoding proline-, glutamic acid- and leucine-rich protein 1-like — translation MANFVELLNFFEQDDKQYNAFLQDLLTFDDDIPFKTEEVNTVNDAIISTINIRLNQANTRYNGLLLLNAYLPKCSKDTLSKYGILWITKATQVVENIHSNPQHLTIACKVIGNLVTQCKVIPELHKQISMQNVKQLLNILDNLESVTSYGATYYLLATLLYHYPEVCERFQTLIRKMIFLQVDASQANLAEAGAKCFALLVRATERNFKPPPTKLFYTCWTCNQALICNSLHDIMDSLFSNLLEIESVDIWDKLELSSISEENIVEYYSKQKQRFTNLCLYLSTMLRGCEEKNSVLPDDILRILCRGLAIKPMNLKRQNSFKGQILYLILPKLHISLFNVLSALIEGFKKELIPFGSMILQLFHQTLKWTGTVLEDQKTIASSKPFKNIRLSVYKCLSLWLISNNSLSGFETIMDECLSSILKDIIPERDRVLLNVQSTTKHLSKKALKRLRDSQYEKSSTLNNTVATKKNPCLDADLCIEALITLQNILFSSSTYLKTTLYINIQSIVIPLLYEYYLGSPTETFYKEKTQCRLQLLKILKDLQLNSHGSTAFSTQHAIQIFEMALNDSNLHIVQEARCALSELEKIIHPLAPTLCLPKTEEISNERDEICITESKEQKSISHEEFAPSNKRSKIIDIVTLNANQKVHLDSGNNTTADVVKESISIDSSKLEDNSLQKSKSIVNKVQFIEERNIEKNVEDELHNSLRKDQMADEIEDKQLKKMEIKLTELNVEENSRIDHPTNLQQGDNNLKGLEEKEDVLMDDEKEMLLSFHDQLKDN, via the exons atggcAAATTTTGTGGAGTTACTGAATTTTTTCGAACAAGATGATAAACAATATAATGCGTTTTTGCAAGATTTATTAACATTTGACGATGATATACCGTTTAAAACAGAAGAG GTAAATACAGTAAATGATGCAATTATATCCACgattaatattcgattaaatcaaGCTAATACTCGATATAACGGTTTGTTACTTTTAAATGCATATTTACCAAAATGCTCGAAAGACACATTGTCAAAATATGGTATCTTATGGATAACAAAAGCTACTCAAGTAGTGGAAAATATTCATAGTAATCCTCAACATCTGACAATAGCTTGTAAAGTTATTGGAAATTTAGTTACACAATGCAAAGTTATTCCAGAATTACATAAACAAATATCAATGCAAAATGTTAAACagcttttaaatattttggaTAATTTAGAATCAGTAACGAGCTATGGTGCTACGTATTATCTTCTTGCtactttattatatcattaccCTGAAGTTTGTGAGCGGTTTCAA aCATTAATTAGAAAGATGATATTTCTTCAAGTAGATGCTTCTCAAGCTAATTTAGCTGAAGCTGGAGCCAAATGTTTTGCTCTTTTGGTTAGAGCAACAGAGCGTAATTTTAAACCACCTccgacaaaattattttatacatgttGGACATGTAATCAAGCATTAATTTGCAATAGTTTACACGATATAATGGATagtcttttttctaatctattaGAAATTGAAAGTGTAGATATTTGGGATAAATTAGAATTATCAAGTATATCAGAAGAAAATATAGTAGAATATTATtctaaacaaaaacaaaggtTTACGAACTTATGTTTATACTTATCTACTATGTTACG tggatgcgaagagaaaaattctgtGTTACCTGATGATATTCTAAGAATATTATGTCGAGGTTTAGCTATTAAACCTATGAATTTGAAAagacaaaattcttttaaaggacagatattatatcttattcttCCCAAGTTACATATTAGTTTATTCAATGTTTTAAGTGCTCTTATAGAGgg atttaaaaaagaattaataccATTTGGTTCAatgattttacaattatttcatCAAACATTAAAATGGACAGGAACTGTGTTAGAAGATCAAAAAACAATTGCTAGCAGTAaaccatttaaaaatataagattatcTGTATACAAATGTCTCTCACTATGGTTAATAAGTAACAATTCATTATCAGGCTTTGAAACAATCATGGATGAATGTCTTTCTTCTATACTTAAAGACATAATTCCAGAAAGAGATCGTGTACTTCTGAat GTTCAAAGTACAACAAAACATTTATCAAAGAAAGCCTTGAAACGTCTTAGAGATAGTCAATATGAGAAAAGTTCAACTTTAAATAATACAGTTGCAACTAAGAAAAATCCATGTTTGGATGCGGATTTATGTATAGAGGCTCTTATaactttacaaaatattttatttagcaGCAGTACTTACTTGAAAACAACACTTTACATA AACATACAGAGTATTGTTATTCCACTTTTGTATGAATATTATCTTGGCTCACCTACAGAGACTTTCTATAAGGAAAAAACACAATGCCGTTTACAactgttaaaaatattgaaagatttGCAATTAAATTCACATGGATCAACTGCATTTTCAACACAACATGCTATACAAATTTTTGAAATGGCTCTTAATGATTCTAATTTACATATTGTTCAAGAAGCTCGATGTGCATTAtcagaattagaaaaaattatacatcCTCTTGCACCAACTTTATGTTTACCTAAAACTGA gGAAATATCAAATGAACGTGATGAAATTTGTATTACTGAATCGAAGGAACAGAAAAGTATATCACATGAAGAATTTGCACCATCGAATAagcgatcgaaaataatagatattgtTACACTAAATGCTAATCAGAAAGTGCATCTAGATTCAGGAAATAATACTACAGCTGACGTAGTAAAAGAATCAATAAGTATAGATTCTTCTAAATTGGAAGATAACTCTTtacaaaaaagcaaaagtattgtaaataaagtacaatttatagaagaaagaaatattgaaaaaaatgttgaagatGAATTGCATAATAGTTTACGAAAAGATCAAATGGCTGATGAAATAGAAGATaaacaattaaagaaaatggagataaAATTAACAGAATTGAATGTTGAGGAAAATTCTAGGATAGATCATCCTACCAATCTTCAACAAGgagataataatttgaaaggtttggaagagaaggaggatgtATTAATggatgatgaaaaagaaatgttactttcttttcatGACCAACTAAAGGATAATTAA
- the LOC122630737 gene encoding esterase E4-like translates to MNGRVSVLLVILSLLIISSKCLRRQKRIVGGDAAAQPPIDDPVVFVNKNGRDARILGIRDQNSGYYSFRGIRYAEPPIGLHRFQRPKAINLAGDLNATTWGSPCPQINAHVSNKIIGSEDCLFLNIFTPVLPDASEGYPVLIWIHGGGFRRGSACQYEMKHLIKKKIIVVSIQYRLGSLGFLSTGTKDLPGNNGLFDMILAVNWIKDYIEFFGGNPRKIIAFGHGTGASSALILSLSKLSSGMFNGVIAMSGSILSHFAIDKDPLNTAKYIAINNGCPTSDTKEMVQCLRELSVDKLIEVDSKLEYIRTVPGIISSISTLLTTGPAIEGSDDERSLPNLITETPEESLKLGNFPSIPLLTGIVKDEIGGAISGDYKNELEEKLRTIPNYLSKDLIPSLQKTVPNVGNMTMFAPEAFEKYLNIFQNNKVDRMKKIAEVMGDSLFNAPAFLTVKHWSKKAKAFLYSFDYDGERCYGKDFLAGLPIVDAKQSLRGINHGDDLGYIFDRNNIVGEKIQNIIDETNEMDEHVTEIFTDMISNFARTGKPNISIKSENNTWLPKIVPNFSESNSFVSISTVPKMMENFRYCEMGLWTGLSGRLQSPTCSLFKSTSQVVHNVGTGTKNVIEKPVEKIGNVVPNIKPSFG, encoded by the exons ATGAACGGACGTGTTTCAGTTCTCCTCGTAATTTTgagtttattaataatatcatcgaAATGTTTGCGAAGGCAAAAAAGAATCGTCGGTGGTGATGCAGCAGCACAACCTCCGATAGACGATCCTGttgtatttgttaataaaaatggaCGAGATGCGCGTATACTTGGCATACGAGATCAGAATAGTGgatattattcatttcgaGGAATTAGATATGCTGAACCGCCGATTGGTCTACATCGTTTCCAA agacCCAAAGCTATTAATTTGGCGGGCGATTTAAATGCTACGACATGGGGTTCTCCTTGTCCTCAAATAAATGCCCATGtatcaaacaaaattatcGGCTCGGAGGAttgtttatttctaaatatttttacaccAGTACTTCCGGATGCCAGTGAAGGATATCCAGTATTAATTTGGATACATGGAGGAGGTTTTAGAAGAGGATCGGCATGTCAATATGAAATGAAgcatcttattaaaaaaaaaataatcgtcgtATCTATACAATATAGATTAGGTTCCTTAG GATTTTTAAGTACCGGGACGAAAGATTTGCCTGGAAATAATGGATTATTTGATATGATATTGGCTGTTAATTGGATTAAAGATTACATAGAATTTTTTGGTGGAAATCCACGTAAAATTATAGCGTTCGGCCATGGGACCGGTGCAAGTTCGGCTCTTATCCTATCACTCTCGAAATTATCATCAg GTATGTTTAATGGTGTAATTGCTATGTCCGGTTCGATTTTATCGCATTTCGCGATCGATAAAGATCCGTTAAATACAGCTAAGTATATTGCAATTAACAATGGATGTCCAACGAGTGATACGAAAGAAATGGTACAATGTCTTCGAGAATTATCGGTTGACAAATTAATAGAGGTCGATTCTAAATTGGAGTATATTCGAACTGTGCCAGGTATCATATCAAGTATATCCACTTTGTTAACCACCGGTCCTGCTATCGAAGGCAGTGATGATGAAag ATCGCTTCCAAATCTCATAACTGAAACGCCAGAAGAATCATTGAAGCTTGGCAATTTTCCGAGTATTCCTTTGCTAACAGGAATAGTGAAGGATGAAATTGGTGGAGCAATATCTGGCgattataaaaacgaattagaagaaaaattacgaacaattccaaattatttatctaaagATTTAATTCCATCTCTACAGAAAACCGTACCAAACGTTGGAAATATGACGATGTTCGCTCCAGAAGCTtttgaaaagtatttaaatatttttcaaaataataaagtcgacagaatgaaaaaaatagcaGAAGTTATGGGTGATTCTTTGTTCAATGCGCCTGCTTTTCTTACGGTAAAACATTGGTCTAAAAAGGCTAAAGCATTTTTGTATAGTTTCGATTATGACGGCGAACGATGTTACGGTAAAGATTTTCTCGCAGGATTACCTATTGTCGACGCAAAACAAAGTTTAAGAG GTATAAATCATGGGGATGACTTGGGATACATTTTTGATCGTAACAATATAGTCGGTgaaaaaatacagaatatCATAGATGAAACAAATGAAATGGATGAACACGTAACAGAGATATTCACAGACATGATCTCAAATTTTGCAAGAACTGGTAAACCGAATATATCAATCAAGTCGGAAAACAATACTTGGTTACCGAAAATTGTGCCAAATTTTTCTGAGAGTAATTCTTTCGTTAGTATTAGTACTGTACCAAAAATGATGGAAAATTTTAG ATACTGCGAAATGGGTTTATGGACTGGTCTCTCTGGACGATTACAATCACCAACTTGTAGTTTATTTAAATCTACATCTCAAGTAGTACACAATGTTGGCACAGGTACtaaaaatgtaatagaaaAACCCGTTGAAAAAATTGGCAATGTTGTTCCTAACATTAAACCAAGTTTTGGGTGA
- the LOC122630743 gene encoding 60S ribosomal protein L8: MGRVIRAQRKGAGSVFRSHTKRRKGAPKLRSLDFSERHGYIKGVVKDIIHDPGRGAPLAVVHFRDPYKFKTRKELFIAPEGMYTGQFLYCGKKATLQIGNVMPVGTMPEGTIVCNLEEKTGDRGRLARASGNYATVIAHNPDTKKTRVKLPSGAKKVIPSNNRAMVGIVAGGGRIDKPILKAGRAYHKYKVKRNCWPKVRGVAMNPVEHPHGGGNHQHIGKASTVKRGTSAGRKIGLIAARRTGRIRGGKTDTKKDD, encoded by the exons ATGGGTCGAGTAATTCGTGCTCAGCGTAAGGGAGCTGGGTCTGTTTTCAGATCCCATACaaaaaggaggaagggagCACCGAAACTTCGCTCTTTAGACTTCTCTGAGAGGCATGGATATATCAAGGGTGTTGTTAAA GATATCATTCATGACCCTGGTCGTGGTGCTCCTTTAGCTGTCGTTCATTTCCGTGATCCTTATAAATTCAAGAcacgaaaagaattatttattgcaCCAGAAGGAATGTATACAGGACAATTCTTGTATTGTGGAAAGAAAG CTACCTTGCAAATAGGTAACGTTATGCCTGTAGGCACAATGCCTGAGGGTACAATTGTATGTAATTTGGAAGAGAAAACTGGTGATAGAGGTCGTCTAGCTAGAGCTTCTGGTAATTATGCCACTGTTATTGCTCATAATCCTGACACCAAAAAAACTAGGGTAAAGCTTCCTTCTGGCGCCAAGAAAGTTATTCCCTCTAACAATAGAGCAATGGTGGGTATCGTTGCCGGTGGTGGCCGTATCGACAAGCCGATTTTGAAAGCAGGTCGTGCTTATCACAAATATAAGGTCAAGAGGAATTGTTGGCCTAAG GTTCGTGGTGTTGCTATGAATCCTGTTGAACATCCTCACGGTGGTGGTAACCATCAACATATAGGTAAAGCTTCTACTGTCAAACGTGGAACCAGTGCTGGTCGTAAGATTGGTCTTATTGCTGCTCGTCGTACCGGAAGaataagaggaggaaaaaCAGATACCAAGAAGGacgattaa
- the LOC122630738 gene encoding ATP-dependent RNA helicase DDX3X, with the protein MSNAANQNGSGLEQQLAGLDLQGSRQPSGGRYVPPHLRNKSASSAPSSGDQHSSSNSRPLYSDRDRGGDRDRDRERERDRDRGRAGPGFRDSRSARDVDFGNFGNFGGRNRRTPNQENGRDYRYPNSDRDRPISSGNDRWQEQPRNDRWQESRNDHRMGSGGSRWKDDRDGGRGGRNEIDWTIPTTRDERLEVELFGTGNTGINFSKYEDIPVEATGDDIPPHITSFDEVKLTEIIKNSITLAGYDKPTPVQKYAIPIIIGRRDVMACAQTGSGKTAAFLVPILNQIYESGPQATPPQGSSGRRKQYPLGLVLAPTRELATQIYDEARKFAYRSRMRPAVVYGGSNIVDQMRELDRGCHLLVATPGRLADMLGRGKIGLNNCRYLVLDEADRMLDMGFEPQIRRIVEEDTMPPTGERQTLMFSATFPKEIQILARDFLSNYIFLAVGRVGSTSENITQKIVWVEEQDKRSYLLDLLQASRFSDPSALTLVFVETKKGADMLEEYLHTMGYPVTSIHGDRTQREREDALRRFRAGKAPILVATAVAARGLDIPHVKHVINFDLPGDVEEYVHRIGRTGRMGNLGLATSFFNNKNHNLVRELVSLLVEANQELPPWLEDLFAEVRYSSGCSRRPGSTKGRFSGGFGARDYRQQPSGGSTRNNGPSSRPGSYGGGYGGGYGGNYNSSYNNTANNSSGNDPDWWGGWDKS; encoded by the exons ATGAGTAATGCAGCCAACCAGAATGGATCAGGTCTAGAGCAGCag TTAGCTGGTCTGGACTTGCAGGGTTCTCGCCAACCAAGTGGGGGTCGCTACGTTCCACCCCATCTGCGTAATAAATCTGCAA GTAGCGCACCGTCAAGCGGTGATCAACATTCCAGTTCCAACTCTAGGCCACTTTATTCTGATAGAGACAGAGGTGGAGATCGGGATAGagaccgagaaagagagagagatagggatagGGGCAGAGCAGGGCCAGGGTTTAGAGATTCGCGTAGTGCACGCGACGTCGATTTTGGAAACTTTGGCAACTTTGGTGGACGTAATAGACGTACTCCCAATCAGGAAAATGGAAGAGATTATAGATATCCAAATTCCGACCGTGATCGCCCGATTAGTTCCGGCAATGATCGGTGGCAGGAGCAACCTAGAAATGATCGTTGGCAAGAGAGTAGAAACGATCACAGAATGGGGAGCGGTGGCAGTCGCTGGAAGGATGACAGAGATGGAGGTAGAGGAGGCAGAAACGAAATCGATTGGACGATTCCCACAACTAGAGACGAGCGATTGGAGGTGGAATTATTTGGTACTGGTAATACTGGTATCAATTTTAGTAAATACGAGGATATACCAGTTGAGGCTACTGGCGATGATATACCACCACACATCACATCG ttTGATGAGGTTAAGCTGAcggagataataaaaaacagcATTACCTTGGCAGGTTATGATAAGCCTACACCAGTTCAAAAATACGCTATTCCGATCATCATCGGACGGCGCGATGTGATGGCCTGTGCCCAAACAGGGTCTGGTAAAACAGCGGCCTTTTTAGTGCCAATATTAAATCAGATTTATGAGAGCGGACCCCAAGCGACACCACCGCAGGGCAGTTCTGGAAGGCGTAAGCAATATCCATTAGGTCTTGTGTTAGCACCAACGAGAGAACTCGCTACACAAATTTATGACGAAGCGCGTAAGTTCGCGTACAGATCGCGTATGCGACCTGCTGTAGTTTACGGTGGCTCCAATATTGTGGATCAAATGCGAGAATTAGATCGAGGTTGTCATTTACTTGTCGCGACTCCTGGTCGTCTTGCGGACATGCTTGGCCGTGGTAAAATCGGCTTAAACAATTGCAG ATACTTGGTATTGGACGAAGCAGATCGTATGTTAGACATGGGTTTCGAGCCTCAGATAAGAAGAATCGTTGAAGAGGATACGATGCCGCCAACAGGAGAAAGACAAACTCTTATGTTCTCTGCTACGTTCCCAAAGGAGATACAGATATTAGCCCGAGACTTCTTAAGCAATTACATATTCTTAGCAGTTGGTCGTGTTGGTTCTACATCTGAAAATATTACACAAAAGATTGTATGGGTGGAGGAACAGGATAAACGCTCGTATCTCCTCGACCTTTTGCAAGCTAGCAGATTTTCAGATCCTT CCGCACTGACTTTGGTGTTCGttgaaacaaagaaaggagCAGACATGCTCGAAGAATATTTACATACGATGGGATATCCAGTAACCAGCATTCACGGCGATAGAACTCAGCGAGAACGAGAAGATGCGTTGCGTCGATTCCGTGCTGGAAAAGCGCCAATACTTGTTGctactgctgttgctgctcGTGGTCTTGACATCCCTCACGTTAAGCAcgttattaatttcgatttgcCAGGTGACGTTGAGGAGTATGTTCATCGTATCGGTCGTACAGGACGTATGGGGAACTTAg GTTTAGCAACATCCTTCTTTAATAACAAGAATCATAATCTTGTACGAGAATTGGTATCTCTACTCGTCGAAGCTAACCAAGAGCTTCCACCTTGGCTCGAAGATTTGTTTGCGGAAGTACGTTATTCCAGTGGTTGTTCTCGTCGTCCAGGTAGTACCAAAGGACGTTTCAGCGGTGGTTTCGGTGCTCGTGATTATCGTCAGCAACCGAGTGGTGGTTCTACACGCAATAATGGTCCTTCCAGTAGACCAGGTAGTTATGGAG GCGGTTACGGAGGAGGGTATGGAGGGAATTATAATTCGTCATACAACAATACCGCTAACAACAGTAGCGGTAATGATCCTGATTGGTGGGGAGGATGGGACAAGTCATAA